GAATAACTCTCTGGGCCTCTGCATTTTCTGGGTGGCCATGGTGGACCCTGAGATAAAGACCCCAGAGAAAGTTGCTTTGTGCCATAAATGAcgacttcttggagcagctaatcctggaacccacaaggggagaggtagTTCTTGTTTACTCCTAAATGGAGTATAGGATCTGCTCTAAGAGGTGAATGCAGCTGAACTGCATGGTAACAgggaccataatataattaaatttaacatccttgtgtgTTGGAAGGGTGAAAACAGCGAAGATGCCCACCACAGAAgcccatcacagtagcatttaatttcagaaaggggaacgacacaaaaatgaggatgctagttaaatggaaatgaaaaggaaccatcataaaagtgaaatgcctgcaagcttcaTGGGAACTTATTAAATACCCCATAATAGAGGATCATTAAAtatacaccccaaattaaaaaccataATAAGAAGACCAAAAAAGCCGGGCCAAttggggggtggtggggtggcagGAGGGCCATTTGCACTGGACCTCAAGCTCAAAGcaggcctcaaatttagacacttgttgtttgtttatttatttgcatttgataagtttcacagcttgtttttatgtgcatccctattggaccaaaatgtgacacattctctcagcttagagctgcaaatttaagcaaataagagatgcgatttggtaaaagacataattttttgtTAGCTGagatagattttgtcatattaaagagttaaaaatgttcataaatattaattaaaatatattggttCTGATGCCACAAGATTAGACCATGATAAATGTGTCTTCTCAGATCAGCTGATCATATAGACAAACCACttctagtggctggtgctggatcaagtgtgtgttgaaaggtagagaattgttacattttagtgtctttatagttttacatcTAGCTAAAAGAGATGACTGGTTAgttgagccctagcttggtagcttggccatcatcataggctttcatagtctataggcccagattcaaggtgaaaatttgtgaggacaatcttgtacagtgagttttgTGAGGACAcacgtttgaaatttttggacattatccctctgtcAGTATCCgtgtctgtgtttactatatgtgtgtatatatatatatcatccctttgtcttcagctcggcctgttatattataccttgcgtgcttgagttttgattcagtgataaggataataacctgtctgtttcattttgtgttcttaataaGTATTCCTGCATTTTAAGCAATTGtgtaccattcagcatttgtgtacatgtttacagaagaatatttcaagtgtggataggctacatattTACTTTAGAACATTTCAGGTGTAAATAAATTGaggaaaggtttattttgtttgataatttcatgagaaaagctggaaaagaaattgctgctcgaGTACTAacaattctagaaggttttaagttagattttcaagtctgcattggtcaagACTATGACAATGGAcctaatatggctgggaagtacaaaggtgtacaagcagttctgcttgagcataattcaaactgtattttctccagctgtggaaaccacacactaaaccttgtaggtgttgactgtgctgaatcatgcaaggaggcaattacttactttggaactgttcagcaaatgtacaatctcttcagtagcagtccacaaagatgggaaattctgaagcaatatcttcctgtttcactgcataggatgtccaaaactagatggtctgcatggattgatggtgttcaaccagttttgcagcatttgaattcagtgagaaaggctttaaatgagcttgaatctctcaatctcactgcacaggctcaaactgaacttcagtctattcagaagcacatgtccaaatttgaatgcacTCTGAggtcatctttgtggatgaagctacttacaatgatccaccaaactacTCTGGTAATTGAAGCATGCAATGCTACACTCgatgttgagagggataacattgaaagtcttatcaatgacattcaacagatttGTGAACAACGGGATGTgatcctgactgagtccaaattagtagcacagaatattggcatttcatccgagttctccaccaatcgcaacttacctactgaatcTGATGCTGAGCAGCATTATAGGGTCAATCTCTTCCTTGTCATCATTGGCTCTATTCAAACAGGTCTTACACGTCGATTTGAGTCACTGCAactaatttgtaccctttttgggtttctttggaAGTTCAACAGACTGaataatgaagatctactttGTGCAggtgaacaatttcagcaacagtacaacaaagaaatctgaaaagatctcagtgacgagatcatcttcctcaaacaaatatattccacaaactttaaattggattgcaagctgaaggaattgcttcaagaaatactctAACTTGCATTGTGTATTTTTGTCAATTTGCCTGCATCAGTGGTTTCAGGTGAACACACCTTCaatgtgttgaagcaggtaaagaactatcaccatTTAACTATTggacaagagcatttgaatgggctcaccccatgcttaatatcaactgtgacacAAAAGCTAGaattttttcctcaataattagtgcatttgcatagaaaaaggctagaaaagcatttgttaaataaaaaaaatgcaaattatgtctcactctttttttttttttggtgccttattttgttttcatgtgttgtcattttttatttttattacggCTAGGGGCcccaaaagctggaagtggcccgggcctctctggacctctgagagggcctgcaAAAAAGTGCCAGCATGGATAAACAGCAAAGTAAaaagtggttagaggcaaaaggcatcctggaaaaattggaagttaaatcctactgaggaaataTAAAGGAGcaaaaactctggcaagtcaagtgtaaaagtgtaattaggcaggccaGAAAAAGAATGTGAAGTGCAACAAGCAAAACTAACAGTAAACTTCTTTAAAAGTAaaccagaagcaggaagtacaTCAGTGGGCCCACTAGGCAatggaggtgctaaaggagcactcaaggaagacaaggccattgtggagaagctaaattaattcctTGACTCAGTTTTCACTGCAGTGGATGTGAGGGACATTCAcacacctgaaccattctttttacatgacaaatctaaggaacttTCCCAGACTGAGATGTCAATAGAGGAGTTTTTGgattaaattgataaattaaacagtaataagttaccagaaTCAGaaggtattcatccaagagttctgagggaactcaaatatgaaattgcagaactactaattgtggaATGTAACCTATAACTTAAGTCAGCATCTGttccaaatgactggaggacacCAACTGTTAAAAAGTCTCCAGaggtaatcctggcaattacagacatgtaagactaacttcagtaccatgaaaattggttgaaactatagtaaagaacagaattatcaggcatATAGAGGAACCCGGTTTGttgggggaagaatcaacatggctcTTGTGAAAGGAAAATCATACCTTatcaatctattagaatgcttcttttggtggggggaggagtcaacaaacatgtgggcaGGGGTGATCCAGTGGAAATAGTATATTTGGACtgtcagaaaacctttgacaagatccctccccaaaggctcttaagcaaagtaagcagactGTGGAATAAGAGGCAAGGACCTCTCAGGATCAATAgcaggttaaaagacaggaaacaaggggtcagaataaatggtcagttctcagaatggagagaggtaaatagtggtgtcccccaggggtctgcactCGGACCTGGTGTTCAactattcataaataatctggaaaaggaaatgaacagtgaggtggcaaaatttgcagaagatataaaattactcaagatatttAAATGCAAAGTAGAATGCAAATAATTAGAAAAGAATCTCAGGAAACTGGGtgatggaatttcatctgccattttattgcccaataTCGATAAGTgcaagtaatgcatattggaaaacataattccaactatacatacaagatGATACGATCTAAAGTAGCTGTTACaactacaagatctctttcttgagtcattgtggctagttctctgaaaacatccactcaatgtgcagtggcagtctaaaaagctaacagaatcctaggaaccattaggaaagggatagataataagaccgaaaCTATCATAGTGGCACTATATAcatctatggtacacccacaccttgaatgttgcattcagttctggtcaccccatcttaagAAAGATTtagtagaattggaaaagatacagcaaagggcaacaaaaatgattaagtatatggaacagcttccatatgaggagagattaaaaagactgtgactggtcagcttggaaaagaggagactgagagggggaatatgacagagggCTATGACATTTTGGATGGCATGGAGAGAGTgaaaagaagtgttatttactccttcacagaacacaagaaccaggggtcacctaatgaaattaccaggcagcagatttaaaacaaacaaaaggaagtccttCTGAACAGGaggcacagtgaacctgtggaattcgttgccagggaatgttgtgaaggccaaaactataacagggttcctaaaagaattagataagtttatgggggataggtccaccaatgactattagccaagatgttgtAAGGAtctaaccccatgctctgggtgtcccaagCTTCTGACTGCCGGAAGTAGGTGGGTCAATAATACATcttaaatttattatttgttaCCATAGCTTAATGTAGCATGATATGGCAGTGTGTAGAACGATGTGTGTGTATCCGTGTAAGTTTTTATGAATGTAGTATTACATGAATTTCACAGCAACTGGTCTTTATTGTATGTATATTATCACTTATAAGAAAATGAGGCTAGCTACAGTCAAGTGCTATGTACTGAACTGGCAGGACAACCTTCAGCATTAGATACGTACTTTGAATTAGTTAAACTCCTCAGCTGTCTCGTCCGGTGTGGGAACAGGAACAAGTCTGATATAATATAGACAGACAGTGAAACAGTCAAGACATTCTATCACAGATTGGACCCAGAGTCTAGGTATATGCAGTTGTTATAATTACGAGATGTTGACAATAGAATGGAGATGAAACTATAAGTGAGCCTCAAACGCATGGCCTGATTGAAAGCAGCCAAAGGTGAACTTTAAAGAGTAAAatttaggttgggattttcatAAGAGAGTTAGCTCCCTAAGTCCCATTGCAAGGCAATGAAAGATAGGCACCAAACTCTCCCCAAAATCCCAGCTTCCATCTTCAAGAGGCTCATTTGTCACATCAGCTTTTGTTCTCCCTGCCCAGTGAAGTGGTAGGTGTTTTGGTTACAAACAGCAGTTTAACGATTTGATTAATGTTCAAAGGCTTACATTGATATTGTGTCGGGTCACTTCTACTACTAAATATAACCTGCCTTCCCGAGtagaagttttgttgttgttagtgaTTAAGACAATGCATTTCACTTTAATCTTCAGAGCCTGTAACGTATCTTTCAATTATTCACCTTTTAATTCCAACCACAAAAAAAGgcataaaaggaaataaatggaaaaacacaATACCACCGGCAATTGTGAAGCAATTTTCTGTATGAGGAAAATATGTAATGCGCACAATCAGCCACATGATGTCGCTCTCCACCTAAAAAGAAATGGTAAGGCAAAAAATTAAAACCGCTCCTCTTTTGCCTGCATACGCAGACAATCAGCGGTTCAGGAGAACGTCAAATATCGTGGCATTGGAATTAAACTACCAATTTTCAGAGGCTTACACATTTTTGTATGAATTGGCTGTATATTCGAAGAAATCGGCGTCCGCGATGGCTCTTCTCCGGCGAGACTCCCTGGTAACCGGGCAGCTGCTGCGGCTGGTTCTGCTACACacggcctgggaggtgggcagcggCCAGGTCCGTTATTCCCTGCCGGAGGAATCCAAACACGGCACCTTTGTGGGCCGCCTGGCCCAGGACCTGGGGCTGGAGGTGTCGGAGCTGGTGTCTCGGATGTTCCGGATGGTCTCCAAAGGCAGGGGAGACTATTTTGAGGTAAATTTGCAGAGCGGCGTTTTGTTTGTTAATTCGCCAGTAGACAGGGAAGAGGTGTGCGGCCAGAGCCCCCTGTGCGCCATTGACCTGGAGGTGATAGTGGACAAACCCCTGAGGATATTTCACGTGGAAGTGGAGATACAGGATATAAATGACAATGCTCCTGTTTTCCCTGTAACTGAATTAAATCTCTTTATATCAGAATCAACACTGTTGGGCTCGCGTTTCCCACTAGAGGGCGCGTTTGACGCAGATATTGGTACAAACTCTCTGCTAACCTATAAACTGAGCTCTAATGAATATTTTACTTTAGATGTACAAGTGAGAACTGACCATAATAACTTAGCAGAGCTTGTGTTAAAGAAAGCTCTGGACAGAGAGGAAATCCCTGAGCATCGTTTATTGTTCACCGCCACTGACAGGGGCAAACCGGAGCTGACGGGCACGGTTCAGCTGGTGATCACTGTGCTGGATGCCAATGACAACGCGCCGGTCTTTGGTCAATCCGTGTATGAGGTAACTGTGTTGGAAAATACAGCTAATGGGACATTAGTAATCAAACTTAACGCCACCGATTTGGATGAAGGAACTAACAGGAACATTTCGTATGCGTTTGGTAATTTTGTGCCTCCCATTGTAAGAGCGGCGTTTAACCTAAATTCCGATACTGGTGAAATCAGGGTGAAAGGAGACCTGGATTACGAGCACGTTCAGTTATATGAAATTCGAGTTGAAGCTCAAGATAAAGGTCACCAGCCAATGACGGGACAGTGCAGTGTTTTACTTCATGTTTTAGACGTGAACGATAACGCCCCTGAGCTGGCCGTGACTTCCCTTTCCCTGCCGGTGCCGGAGGACGCTCCCCCGGGGACAGTGGTGGCTCTTATTAGCGTCTCCGACCGGGACTCGGGAGACAACGGCAAAGTCACCTGCTCGATCCCCCCGGACCTGCCCTTTCAGCTCGTCTCCACCTTTAAGAATTATCACTCGCTGGTGCTGGCGGAGGCCGTGGATCGAGAGCGAGTGTCTGAATATAAGATCCTGGTGACAGCCAGAGACGAAGGGGCCCCGTCTCTCTcggccagcagcagcattttggtgCCGATCGCGGATGTGAACGATAACGCCCCTGCTTTCCCTCAGCCCGTGTACACGGTGTTTGTGAAGGAAAACAACCGTCCCGGGGCCCATCTCTTGAGCTTGTCGGCGTCGGACCCGGACCTGCGGGAAAACGCCTTTGTGAGCTACTCGGTGGTGGAGCGCAGTGTGGGAGAGCAGCAGCCCGTGTCCAGCTACATCTCGGTGCACTCGGAGAGCGGGCACATCTATGGGCTGCAGCCCTTTGACTACGaggagctgcaagtgctgcagTTCCAGGTGAGCGCGCGGGACGCCGGGTTCCCCTCCTTGTGCGGGACCGTGACTGTGCAGCTCTTCGTCCTGGATGAAAATGACAACGCGCCGGCAGTGTCCGCGCCTGGCTCCGGCCGCGGCTCGCCAGGGCCCGAGCTGGTTCCGCTGTCGGCCGGCGCAGGGCACGTGGTGGGCAAGGTCCGAGCGGTGGATGCGGATTCCGGCTACAACGCGTGGCTTCGCTACGAAGTGCAGGAGGCCCGGGCTGCGGGGCCTTTCCGGGTGGGTGTGTACAGCGGGGAGATCAGCACCACGCGGGCCTTGGAGGAGTCGGACGGCCCCAGCCAGAGACTCGTGATCCTGGTGAAGGACCATGGGGAGCCGGCGCTGTCAGCGACAGCCACGGTCAGCCTGTCCCTGGTGGAGAGTCCGCAGGCTGTGAAATGGGACTCGAGGCGAAGGGTCGGGAGCGAAAGGCCCTTGGTTGACATGAACGTGTCTTTAGTGATCGCCATTTGCTCGGTGTCCGGGCTGTTTGTGTTGGTGATTGTCGTGTACGTTGGCCTGAGATGCCATCCGGGTCCGGAAGTGATTTGCGGTCCTGGGAAAGCCACCGTGGTGTGCTCGAGCGAAGTGGGGAGTTGGTCCTATTCGCAGCGCCAGAGCCGGAACCTGTGTGTCGGGGAAGGCACCGCCAAGAATGACTTGATGGCTTTCAGCCCCAACTTTCCTCACTCCTCGGAAAatggagaggcagggaaggggcagattcTCACACCAAATGCGTCTGGCCAGGTGAGTTTCATGAATTTGTTCTATATTTGTTTgcgaatttttaaaaaatgttaattccttaatgtatttgaagaaatTAAACTAAGATGTATTGCTTTATAAGCCACCTTTTCGCTCCATTAGATTTATGAGGACAGTTTCAACATTATTAATTAAAGTGATAATTATTTTTGAGTATGAAATaatagtaaaaatatatatagcggATGAGAGCAGTTGTTCTCTCCTCCGAAGGCTACCAGTTAAAGATACTTCTGAAGAAGGTTCAGAGATCTCCATAATGGGCAATTATGGGAAAACCTGGCCTATAGGTGAACCCCTGGCACATAGATGTTGGTTTATGTTATGAAACATTAGGTTTTTATAGCTTTTAGTGGTATTTTATTCTTTCTAAACtaattgtaattttaaattatCTAAACACACCTTTCATCTTTGATTGTTTCTCAAAGAACTGTTGGTCTCTTCAGTGTCTAGAGGCAGAGAGTTCCACAAGTCGATAATATACGgtgtaaaatgtgttttattttgtcaATTTTAAATTGGTTCCTCCTCAGTTTCATTTAATGTtctcttgttcttgtattatgataAGTGATAAACCAGAATTTTTCACTAATATTTGTCTGTATAATTCATTGTATTGTATGGCTCTTTCATGTCCCCTATCACTCGTCTTCTCTCTCAACAGTTCTAATCCTTTCAGTATCACCTATTTTTCATTCCACCTCGCTCGATTACTTTATTTAATTGAAttgtttcagtggaaattttaatGGAGGAAAGGTAAATAGCTACAATATTTTGGTGAGAACAATGCCCTAAGTTATTTTTCTGATGAATTATTATGTATACTTTAGCTTTAAACATGAGTAGATGTTGTAACAGTTATTGTTAGTCACAATTGATAGGAAATTTAAATGTTGACACAGTTACTGAAAAGTCAATTTGGAGCTATAGAGATTTGTGGTTGACAATTGCATCTTCGAAGAAgcagtaatagtaataataataataagaacaCTATTGTTCTAAAGTTGTCATCTGTTGCACAATATAAGCAGAGCAATACTTTTCTGCTTCTGCATTAACTTCAAACTATGCAACATGTTTAGAGTGCTAGACAATTTCAGCAGAGAAATGCAAAGGGAAAAAACAGCTTGAAATTAcactttcttttcttgtttgGAGCTGGTAATAGGAGATGCAAACAGAGTGAATGTGAGCCAAGCATTGGCTGACTTTCGCACAAATAttgacttttaaaatatgttgctaTAAAAGTAAGTAATTATTTCTTGTGGTGTAATTTATTTCAGAAAGAAGATTAAATATTGTGACTTATTTGAAGGAATTCAAATGCTTTCAGATATTAGGATTATGCTCCCAAAATCACGCCACTTGTTTCCCTTCGTAATCGGTATATACTGGTCATAATAATAGTCCTGATTGTCTTCTCATTTATTCCTGAGATCAATAGAGTTATGAAGTGAAAAAAACATGGAATGTGAGAAAAAATTGGCTGAATATTAATTTGCTGAGAGGTTGCAAGTGTCTGTAATATGAAGATCATGAAGATGTAATTATATTTATAAGTATAGaatatcattttaaaactttatgGTATTTTGGTGCTGAAAAGAGACAATAGAAagtttttagaaaagaaaactgtgattttttaaattaaagggaaaTTGTACCTTTCTCTTATTACTTCCATTCAGGGTAGGTACTAGAAACTGACTCCAGATGAGAGAACATTCAGATTTAAGtatatatatgtaacccttctgcccaaaagagttggcagcaacaagggccgggttcaatatctagcggatccattccaataacacaatgcaaacaggttcgagcccccacccagtgacctgggacaaatatgtaccacccccgctgggcgcctccaagaggcaatacttcccctctcgcaagcacctagtcagagtgtagcaaaaagccttttaataacagagagaaacaatgtggcattatgttggggaaacaccaccaacaggattcataacacaacccatgagcaaaaaacccaccccaagcaaattggggcatgccctttccctttggttcttgagtccagcaaccccaaatcacccaaagtcccaaaagtccaatgacccaaaagtctctgtccctggtcagggcagccccagagttcaaaagtttatctacagagctttacctcccaacctgggtggagatgggggtgagggtaacaggcaccttacatgatctgaagcttaCCGCCCCACAGCTCTATAGGTCTTCGCTCTGCtcaaactgcttcgctcagctccacggcccacaagcagctcccgccgtcccacgaactgctccgcgtcccaccagcagctacccccgtcctatgaactgctccaccagcctgtccacaaggcactccagccatcctgcaaacttctccacaatatatcttcaggctcccccactacttaacacaacactcagtgatttcagctgttagtcagttcagctctttgatgaattcagcttgtagtaggggagcctcagtgctggtgcaccattagcccaatgtgagctcagcagcctgtaactagactcctaatgaaatcaaaattagctctgatattccatagtggagagaggaggaagtgcaattagcatgtaaggccctcac
The nucleotide sequence above comes from Chelonia mydas isolate rCheMyd1 chromosome 8, rCheMyd1.pri.v2, whole genome shotgun sequence. Encoded proteins:
- the LOC102934918 gene encoding protocadherin alpha-8 isoform X1; amino-acid sequence: MVRQKIKTAPLLPAYADNQRFRRTSNIVALELNYQFSEAYTFLYELAVYSKKSASAMALLRRDSLVTGQLLRLVLLHTAWEVGSGQVRYSLPEESKHGTFVGRLAQDLGLEVSELVSRMFRMVSKGRGDYFEVNLQSGVLFVNSPVDREEVCGQSPLCAIDLEVIVDKPLRIFHVEVEIQDINDNAPVFPVTELNLFISESTLLGSRFPLEGAFDADIGTNSLLTYKLSSNEYFTLDVQVRTDHNNLAELVLKKALDREEIPEHRLLFTATDRGKPELTGTVQLVITVLDANDNAPVFGQSVYEVTVLENTANGTLVIKLNATDLDEGTNRNISYAFGNFVPPIVRAAFNLNSDTGEIRVKGDLDYEHVQLYEIRVEAQDKGHQPMTGQCSVLLHVLDVNDNAPELAVTSLSLPVPEDAPPGTVVALISVSDRDSGDNGKVTCSIPPDLPFQLVSTFKNYHSLVLAEAVDRERVSEYKILVTARDEGAPSLSASSSILVPIADVNDNAPAFPQPVYTVFVKENNRPGAHLLSLSASDPDLRENAFVSYSVVERSVGEQQPVSSYISVHSESGHIYGLQPFDYEELQVLQFQVSARDAGFPSLCGTVTVQLFVLDENDNAPAVSAPGSGRGSPGPELVPLSAGAGHVVGKVRAVDADSGYNAWLRYEVQEARAAGPFRVGVYSGEISTTRALEESDGPSQRLVILVKDHGEPALSATATVSLSLVESPQAVKWDSRRRVGSERPLVDMNVSLVIAICSVSGLFVLVIVVYVGLRCHPGPEVICGPGKATVVCSSEVGSWSYSQRQSRNLCVGEGTAKNDLMAFSPNFPHSSENGEAGKGQILTPNASGQPKQPNPDWRYSASLRAGIQSAVHMEEAGVLRGGPGGPEQLWPTVSSATPEPEAGEVSPPVGAGVNSNSWTFKYGPGNPKQAGPGELPDKFIIPGSPAIISIRQEPPNSQTDKSDFITFGKKEETKKKKKKKKGNKTQEKKEKGNSTTDNSDQ
- the LOC102934918 gene encoding protocadherin alpha-8 isoform X5, translating into MVRQKIKTAPLLPAYADNQRFRRTSNIVALELNYQFSEAYTFLYELAVYSKKSASAMALLRRDSLVTGQLLRLVLLHTAWEVGSGQVRYSLPEESKHGTFVGRLAQDLGLEVSELVSRMFRMVSKGRGDYFEVNLQSGVLFVNSPVDREEVCGQSPLCAIDLEVIVDKPLRIFHVEVEIQDINDNAPVFPVTELNLFISESTLLGSRFPLEGAFDADIGTNSLLTYKLSSNEYFTLDVQVRTDHNNLAELVLKKALDREEIPEHRLLFTATDRGKPELTGTVQLVITVLDANDNAPVFGQSVYEVTVLENTANGTLVIKLNATDLDEGTNRNISYAFGNFVPPIVRAAFNLNSDTGEIRVKGDLDYEHVQLYEIRVEAQDKGHQPMTGQCSVLLHVLDVNDNAPELAVTSLSLPVPEDAPPGTVVALISVSDRDSGDNGKVTCSIPPDLPFQLVSTFKNYHSLVLAEAVDRERVSEYKILVTARDEGAPSLSASSSILVPIADVNDNAPAFPQPVYTVFVKENNRPGAHLLSLSASDPDLRENAFVSYSVVERSVGEQQPVSSYISVHSESGHIYGLQPFDYEELQVLQFQVSARDAGFPSLCGTVTVQLFVLDENDNAPAVSAPGSGRGSPGPELVPLSAGAGHVVGKVRAVDADSGYNAWLRYEVQEARAAGPFRVGVYSGEISTTRALEESDGPSQRLVILVKDHGEPALSATATVSLSLVESPQAVKWDSRRRVGSERPLVDMNVSLVIAICSVSGLFVLVIVVYVGLRCHPGPEVICGPGKATVVCSSEVGSWSYSQRQSRNLCVGEGTAKNDLMAFSPNFPHSSENGEAGKGQILTPNASGQPKQPNPDWRYSASLRAGIQSAVHMEEAGVLRGGPGGPEQLWPTVSSATPEPEAGEVSPPVGAGVNSNSWTFKYGPGNPKQAGPDSKKQTQVSFLLRRKGESSQYSQ